Proteins encoded in a region of the Populus nigra chromosome 3, ddPopNigr1.1, whole genome shotgun sequence genome:
- the LOC133689252 gene encoding protein PAT1 homolog 1-like isoform X2 gives MFCAENDQDSKRWSSQPQPSSARFSESKPLYRTSSYPLQPLQQPHFSSEPIPVPKSNFTSFPPPGASPHHLNVASLSGGLQSHLSAPNLSPLSNSNLHLAGLQHGLHYGGNLPQIMSPGLSFNNRPQKHWLNHAGLLHVDQSRLLESILQQQLSHQNGLMSAHLMSPQQQLQQQRLHSSLQPSLAHFAAMQSQLFNSHPSSLHIRDQKHKSSSQRNRRFSQGSDTNSQKSDSGWVQFRSKHMTADEIESILKMQHAATHSTDPYIDDYYHQASLAKKSTGSRIKQNFCPSHMKELPSRSRNSADQHSHLHFDALGKIPLPPIRKPRPLLEVDSPNSGDGNSEQISERPLEQEPMLAARITIEDSLSLLLDVDDIDRFLQCNQSQDGGAQLRRRRQNLLEGLAASLQLVDPLGQTGQSVGLASKDDIVFLRLVSLPKGQKLICKFLQLLFPGNELTRVVCMAIFRHLRFLFGGIPLDTDAADTTTNLTKTVSACVNGMDLHALSACLVAVVCSSEQPPFRPLGSPAGDGATVILKCLLERASKLLHGPQASANCAMPNFALWQASFDEFFDLLTKYCLIKYDTILHSVYAKTPPSTEGIDLEVRAATKQEMPVELLRACLPHTNERQMELLRHFGQQRNTSTGLSAHPGNSGHINSESVRS, from the coding sequence ATGTTTTGTGCAGAAAATGATCAGGACAGCAAGAGATGGTCATCACAGCCCCAACCTTCTTCTGCTCGTTTCTCAGAATCAAAGCCATTATACAGAACTTCCTCTTATCCCCTGCAGCCGCTGCAGCAGCCTCACTTCTCAAGTGAACCAATTCCTGTACCCAAATCAAATTTCACATCTTTCCCCCCACCTGGTGCTTCACCACACCACCTCAATGTTGCTTCTCTTTCTGGTGGACTGCAGTCGCACTTGTCTGCTCCAAACCTCTCTCCTTTGTCCAACTCTAATCTTCATCTGGCTGGTTTACAGCACGGGTTACATTATGGTGGAAATCTGCCCCAGATCATGTCTCCTGGCCTTTCTTTTAATAATAGGCCACAAAAGCATTGGCTTAATCATGCTGGTCTATTACATGTAGATCAGTCTAGGCTCTTAGAGAGTATATTGCAACAACAACTATCGCATCAAAATGGCCTAATGTCTGCCCATTTGATGTCACCACAGCAGCAATTGCAACAGCAGAGACTGCACTCTTCACTTCAACCATCACTGGCACATTTTGCAGCAATGCAGTCTCAACTCTTTAATTCCCATCCTTCATCATTGCATATCAGGGATCAAAAACATAAGTCATCCTCTCAAAGAAACCGGCGCTTTTCGCAAGGGTCTGACACTAATAGTCAGAAAAGTGATAGTGGCTGGGTGCAATTCCGATCCAAGCATATGACAGCTGATGAAATAGAGAGTATACTGAAAATGCAGCATGCTGCCACTCATAGCACTGACCCATATATAGATGATTACTACCACCAAGCTTCTCTTGCTAAGAAATCTACTGGGTCAAGAATTAAACAGAATTTCTGCCCATCTCACATGAAGGAGCTCCCTTCTCGATCTCGTAACAGTGCAGACCAGCATTCTCATCTCCATTTTGATGCTCTTGGGAAGATTCCTCTCCCACCCATACGGAAACCTCGTCCCCTTCTTGAAGTTGATTCTCCTAATTCTGGTGATGGAAACTCTGAACAAATCTCTGAGAGGCCTTTGGAACAGGAACCTATGCTTGCAGCTAGAATCACTATTGAAGATAGCTTATCTCTTCTTCTTGATGTAGATGATATTGATCGTTTCCTGCAGTGTAATCAGTCCCAGGATGGTGGGGCTCAGCTCAGGCGTAGGCGGCAGAACTTGCTTGAAGGCTTGGCAGCATCACTCCAGCTTGTTGACCCACTTGGCCAAACTGGCCAATCTGTTGGACTGGCCTCGAAGGATGACATTGTGTTCCTGCGGTTAGTATCTCTTCCCAAGGGTCAAAAGCTTATCTGCAAGTTTCTTCAGCTCCTATTCCCTGGCAATGAACTCACCCGTGTTGTCTGCATGGCTATTTTCCGtcatttgagatttttgtttggtGGCATTCCCTTGGATACGGATGCAGCTGACACGACTACAAATCTCACAAAGACAGTTTCTGCATGTGTAAATGGCATGGATCTTCATGCATTGAGTGCTTGCCTGGTTGCAGTAGTTTGTTCTTCAGAGCAGCCACCTTTTCGGCCTCTTGGTAGTCCTGCTGGGGATGGGGCCACAGTTATTTTGAAATGTCTTCTTGAAAGAGCTAGTAAACTATTACACGGACCTCAAGCTTCTGCCAACTGTGCTATGCCCAATTTTGCTCTTTGGCAGGCAtcatttgatgaattttttgatCTTCTTACGAAGTACTGCCTGATTAAATATGACACCATACTGCATTCAGTCTATGCAAAGACACCACCTAGTACAGAAGGCATTGATTTGGAGGTGCGTGCAGCTACAAAACAAGAAATGCCTGTTGAGCTTTTACGAGCTTGCCTTCCTCATACGAATGAACGCCAGATGGAGCTCTTAAGACATTTTGGGCAGCAACGCAATACCAGCACTGGGCTGAGTGCACATCCAGGGAATAGTGGCCACATAAACTCTGAATCAGTGAGGAGTTGA
- the LOC133689252 gene encoding protein PAT1 homolog 1-like isoform X1 — MERSDGKDFKEFTDSSSGALFDASRYEFFGQHAVEEVELGGLEDEGDNLVLGPADDEYRLFDRDEGVSLGSLSEIDDLASTFAKLNRVVTGPRNPGVIGDRGSGSFSRESSSATDWAQDGEFAGWLDQQMFCAENDQDSKRWSSQPQPSSARFSESKPLYRTSSYPLQPLQQPHFSSEPIPVPKSNFTSFPPPGASPHHLNVASLSGGLQSHLSAPNLSPLSNSNLHLAGLQHGLHYGGNLPQIMSPGLSFNNRPQKHWLNHAGLLHVDQSRLLESILQQQLSHQNGLMSAHLMSPQQQLQQQRLHSSLQPSLAHFAAMQSQLFNSHPSSLHIRDQKHKSSSQRNRRFSQGSDTNSQKSDSGWVQFRSKHMTADEIESILKMQHAATHSTDPYIDDYYHQASLAKKSTGSRIKQNFCPSHMKELPSRSRNSADQHSHLHFDALGKIPLPPIRKPRPLLEVDSPNSGDGNSEQISERPLEQEPMLAARITIEDSLSLLLDVDDIDRFLQCNQSQDGGAQLRRRRQNLLEGLAASLQLVDPLGQTGQSVGLASKDDIVFLRLVSLPKGQKLICKFLQLLFPGNELTRVVCMAIFRHLRFLFGGIPLDTDAADTTTNLTKTVSACVNGMDLHALSACLVAVVCSSEQPPFRPLGSPAGDGATVILKCLLERASKLLHGPQASANCAMPNFALWQASFDEFFDLLTKYCLIKYDTILHSVYAKTPPSTEGIDLEVRAATKQEMPVELLRACLPHTNERQMELLRHFGQQRNTSTGLSAHPGNSGHINSESVRS; from the exons ATGGAGCGATCTGATGGCAAGGATTTCAAAGAATTCACTGATTCTTCTTCGG GTGCACTCTTTGATGCTTCACGGTACGAATTTTTTGGTCAACATGCTGTGGAAGAAGTGGAGTTGGGTGGTTTAGAAGATGAAGGTGACAATCTTGTGCTTGGACCTGCCGATGACGAGTATCGTTTGTTTGATAGAGATGAA GGTGTAAGTTTAGGATCTTTATCTGAAATTGATGACCTGGCAAGTACTTTTGCAAAG TTGAACAGAGTTGTAACCGGACCAAGAAATCCAGGAGTTATTGGTGACAGAGGATCTGGATCGTTTTCAAGGGAAA GTTCATCTGCTACTGATTGGGCACAAGATGGAGAGTTTGCTGGCTGGTTAGATCAACAAATGTTTTGTGCAGAAAATGATCAGGACAGCAAGAGATGGTCATCACAGCCCCAACCTTCTTCTGCTCGTTTCTCAGAATCAAAGCCATTATACAGAACTTCCTCTTATCCCCTGCAGCCGCTGCAGCAGCCTCACTTCTCAAGTGAACCAATTCCTGTACCCAAATCAAATTTCACATCTTTCCCCCCACCTGGTGCTTCACCACACCACCTCAATGTTGCTTCTCTTTCTGGTGGACTGCAGTCGCACTTGTCTGCTCCAAACCTCTCTCCTTTGTCCAACTCTAATCTTCATCTGGCTGGTTTACAGCACGGGTTACATTATGGTGGAAATCTGCCCCAGATCATGTCTCCTGGCCTTTCTTTTAATAATAGGCCACAAAAGCATTGGCTTAATCATGCTGGTCTATTACATGTAGATCAGTCTAGGCTCTTAGAGAGTATATTGCAACAACAACTATCGCATCAAAATGGCCTAATGTCTGCCCATTTGATGTCACCACAGCAGCAATTGCAACAGCAGAGACTGCACTCTTCACTTCAACCATCACTGGCACATTTTGCAGCAATGCAGTCTCAACTCTTTAATTCCCATCCTTCATCATTGCATATCAGGGATCAAAAACATAAGTCATCCTCTCAAAGAAACCGGCGCTTTTCGCAAGGGTCTGACACTAATAGTCAGAAAAGTGATAGTGGCTGGGTGCAATTCCGATCCAAGCATATGACAGCTGATGAAATAGAGAGTATACTGAAAATGCAGCATGCTGCCACTCATAGCACTGACCCATATATAGATGATTACTACCACCAAGCTTCTCTTGCTAAGAAATCTACTGGGTCAAGAATTAAACAGAATTTCTGCCCATCTCACATGAAGGAGCTCCCTTCTCGATCTCGTAACAGTGCAGACCAGCATTCTCATCTCCATTTTGATGCTCTTGGGAAGATTCCTCTCCCACCCATACGGAAACCTCGTCCCCTTCTTGAAGTTGATTCTCCTAATTCTGGTGATGGAAACTCTGAACAAATCTCTGAGAGGCCTTTGGAACAGGAACCTATGCTTGCAGCTAGAATCACTATTGAAGATAGCTTATCTCTTCTTCTTGATGTAGATGATATTGATCGTTTCCTGCAGTGTAATCAGTCCCAGGATGGTGGGGCTCAGCTCAGGCGTAGGCGGCAGAACTTGCTTGAAGGCTTGGCAGCATCACTCCAGCTTGTTGACCCACTTGGCCAAACTGGCCAATCTGTTGGACTGGCCTCGAAGGATGACATTGTGTTCCTGCGGTTAGTATCTCTTCCCAAGGGTCAAAAGCTTATCTGCAAGTTTCTTCAGCTCCTATTCCCTGGCAATGAACTCACCCGTGTTGTCTGCATGGCTATTTTCCGtcatttgagatttttgtttggtGGCATTCCCTTGGATACGGATGCAGCTGACACGACTACAAATCTCACAAAGACAGTTTCTGCATGTGTAAATGGCATGGATCTTCATGCATTGAGTGCTTGCCTGGTTGCAGTAGTTTGTTCTTCAGAGCAGCCACCTTTTCGGCCTCTTGGTAGTCCTGCTGGGGATGGGGCCACAGTTATTTTGAAATGTCTTCTTGAAAGAGCTAGTAAACTATTACACGGACCTCAAGCTTCTGCCAACTGTGCTATGCCCAATTTTGCTCTTTGGCAGGCAtcatttgatgaattttttgatCTTCTTACGAAGTACTGCCTGATTAAATATGACACCATACTGCATTCAGTCTATGCAAAGACACCACCTAGTACAGAAGGCATTGATTTGGAGGTGCGTGCAGCTACAAAACAAGAAATGCCTGTTGAGCTTTTACGAGCTTGCCTTCCTCATACGAATGAACGCCAGATGGAGCTCTTAAGACATTTTGGGCAGCAACGCAATACCAGCACTGGGCTGAGTGCACATCCAGGGAATAGTGGCCACATAAACTCTGAATCAGTGAGGAGTTGA